From the Papaver somniferum cultivar HN1 chromosome 2, ASM357369v1, whole genome shotgun sequence genome, the window CATAAATACATCTTGGAAAGTGTCCAACAGTTGGCAGGTGGAGGATTTAGCTTTGTTTCTATATGCAAGGCTAAGATAGTTGCGGTAATTTACACGGAGGGAAAAGGTAATTTGTAGTTTGTTACCACGGGTTTATTAATCAGCAACGATCAAAATTACGTGTAGTTAAAATTATGAAAGAAAAAACACTCAGAGGCGCAACAACCGAATATGTTGAAGCAAAAAAGACCGGGTCTGGGTTATCGCTCTGAGGCGAAAAGTCAATCACCAAGTCAAAATTAGTCAACCCAAATCTGAGTTCATTTAATTTGATCTGATCCGTATTTATTTTGTTCAATCATCAGCTTTAATTTCTTATCTGAATCCTTCTGTTTGATTTCTTGTTTCGGATTTAGAATTTAATGTAAAATTCTCGATGTTTTTCTTACCCTaccttttgtttttcttgttattCCTTTCTTCGTGTCGATCTCTGGTGCTAATTGAGCTGTTTTTCTCCTTTAATGGCAGATTAAGCTTCTCCTGTATCTGTTGCCACGCATGGTGTTGCAGTATTGTCCCATCAATTATCTGGGTTTCTCAATGGTTGGCAGTATCAAAGTTGGCGTCTTCAAAAGTTGGCCTTATCTAACAGTGGTGTGTAGATTCTTCATCTTTATCTTGTCTTTCCATCGCTATCTGTTTGGGAATCATAGTTTTGGATTTAACGAGCTGCTACCTTTTTCGATCTCTGCTTCTGATGTTATCTCAATTTTTTTAGAAGCTTTGATTTCTGCAACTTTTTATCTGTTCTTCCAATTTCTTAAACCTTTACCCCATACTTATCTCTTTTACCTCTTGCCACCTCCTTCATGTTTTGATTATAAAACCAATCTCACAACCTTCTGCTTTCTTCATACCCTCTTATGTTTTGTTATCTTCATCTTTCTCTTTATCTTCATGGCTCGTCCTTCCTTGAATAATATTGCTCACCAAATGGAAAGTGTTTCTATCAGTGAAGAGCCTATTAGGAGAAGAGTGATTATGCATTCTAATACTGCTATCTTAGCTGGAATTAGGGATTGGCAGTTTAGtcttgttggtaagctttatgcTCCGGGGGTTATGTCTTGGCAGGATGTTGAACGTGCAGCTAAATTTATTTGGCCTCAGCTTCGAAGACACAATCAACGGTTTGTCCAGGTGCGTGGTTTAgaaccaaatattttttttatcaagtttcAAATTTCAGAAGATAAAGATGCAATTTTATTTGGTGGAGCTTGGAACTTTGATGGTCATTTGATTGTTTTAAAGGATTGGAATCCCACTATGGATTATCATTTACTGGATTTTACGGTTTCTCCTTTCTGGTTAGAATATAAAATATCTTTTACCTGAATTCACCTATGCTGATATTCTTCGAATGTTTGGTAATATTGTTGGGGAAGTTAGAGTTATAGAACCAGATGGTGTGAACCCTCCTACATCCTCTAAGTATAGAGCTCTTGTTCTCATAAATGTTAACACTCCCCTTATTACTGGTATAACTACTGCTAATGTTGCTGGTGTAACTAGGTGGATATGACTGTGCAGATATGACTCAGCCATATCGTCTTTGTCCTGAATGTAAAGTTCCCAATCATGAAGAGATTGACTGTGCAAATATGACTCATACAAGGCAGGAGATGGAAGAAACGGTTAGGGGTTTTGGTTATGTAGAGCCCATTTTACCTCCTCAAAGGAATCCTGAGCAAGAAGCACAACTATTCCTACAACATGAATCTCAGAGGCGGGATAGACTACGACAACCTATGGAACAACAGCCTAGACCCTTTGATGGTATGCGCCTTTCAATCTTCTCTGCCACTGATCCAGGTTCTGGTGCTTCCTCTTCATATCACAATCAAGCTAGACCCTCTTCAGCTTTGAGACCTTCTTATCCTATGACTAGTGATGGTGCTAGTACTAGTGGTGTTAAGAAAAGATATCGTCGTACACCTATTTTGGTTATAAATTCTGAGCCGCTTCTTTCTGATACTGATTTGGAAGACAAGGTGGTTACTTCTCAAGCGGATGATATTGTCTCTGTTGATGATGATCCCACTGCTTCAGCCATGGATAATGTTTGTGACATTGCTGCAGCCTCTGCTTATAATGCACAGAATCACACTGATGCATGGCAACAGGTGATTGTCAAAACTTATCCTTCTTTcttcaatttttctttgttttttctctTACTGTTTTCTTGCAGTCTTTTTTTCAATTTCTCTATTATCGCCGTCATGAAAATTCTTTCCTGGAACTGTCAATGTATAGGAAACCCTCATACCCGGGATTATCTTCATTTCTGCTTGACCAACAATGACCCTGATATTTTTTCTTGTGTGAAACCAAAGCTCAGTCTAATAATATGAGATTTTATCTTTCTAGAACTAATTATCCTCATTACTGGTTTCATCCCGCTTTGGGTCTCTCTGGAGGTATCTCTCTTggctggaaaaatggaattgatattgaaatcatGCATACAAAACACATAGCTAACCAGTGGAAATAATAATATGGATTTCTTGATAACCTTCATGTATGGTGCTCATGATGATACAGAAAATGCTAACCAGTGGAAATATCTTATTAATATGCATTTGTTTGTTGATCTTCCTTGGGTTCTTCTTGGTGACTTAAACTTCACCATGCACGACTACAAAACACATAGCTCTAGTGTCACTCATCCTCATCATGCTAGACATGTTAGAAATTTTTTTCAGCATCTAGGTATCATTGACTTAGGTTACTCAGGAGATGACACAACTTGGTCAAATCATCGTAGTGGAGATGATCATGTCTCTGCTCGTCTAGATAGAGCTTTAGTGAATAATCGCTGGATCAGCCACTACACAAATGCACATCTTCAACATTTAGTACATGTTGCTTCGGATCACTGCCCGATTCTGCTACATACAGTTCCTTCTGCTACAAAACATTCTCCCTTTAAACTCTACAAGTGTTGGTTTAAAATGGATTCATGTACTGATACTATTGCACACAGCTGGCAGCATCGTTTTTCGGGGTCTCCTTCGTTTCAGTTTTCcagtaaattaaaactaaccagaACTCAGATGCAGATATGGAAAAGATTTTCCTTTGGCAACACTGAGAATAACCTTCAAAATATTCAGAAACAGCTACAATTTTGCTATGACTGCAATTTGCCTTCTTCTCATCCCCAAGTTAAGCATCTAAGCTCTTCCTTGCAGCAATGGCTTTCGATTCAAAATAAGTTCTTCATGCAAAAAGCAGGTGATAAATTTCTTGAAGCAGATAGAAACACTTCTTATTTTCATTCCATAGTCAATTACAATAGGAGAAGATCGACTATCAATTCTATCCAGGGTCCCTTGGGCATTTGGTTTGATAGCAGAAGTGATATTGAAGctatatttactaaccgtttAAACAATATTGCTACTTCTTCTAAGCCTCAGATTAATAACGAGATTCTGCAGCTTTTTCAACCTTGTGTTTCAGAAATACAGAATAACAGTCTTATCCAGGTGCCTCATGCTCAAGAAATAAAGGATGTGGTTTTTCAAATCAAACCTTGGGCTTCTCCGGGTAACGATGGGTTTCAAGCTGGATTTTATCAACACTTTTGGGATGTTGTTGGCACTGAGGTAATCTCCATGGTGAAATATTTTTTCACACATAAACATATGCTCAAAGCCATCAATCATACTTATCAGGTTTTAATACCTAAAATTTCAAACCCAAAAACTCCTGCTAAAAAGACCCATAAGTCTGTGCAATGTTAGCTATAAAATTATCTCTAAAATTTTAGCCAACCGTCTTAAACCCCTTCTTCCTGATATTATCTCCCCTACTCAAACTGCCTTTGTTGCAGGAAGACATATCCATgacaatattattatttctcatgagatTTTGTTTACTATGAAATGTAAAAAGGTTAAGAAGGCTTTGGTTGGTTTGAAATTagacatgtcgaaagctttcgacagggtGGAATGGTCTTTTCTTCTATCCATCTTTCGGCAATTGGGTTTTCATAATGATTGGATTAGTTTAATAGAGAAgtgtatttctacttcaaatattTCCATTCTTATCAATGGCAGTCCTTCACTTTTTCTCTGACTCGGGGCATTCGTCAAGGAGACCCGTTGTctccttttttatttctttttgtcatggaAGCTTTTTCTAGACTCTTGCAGCTTAATGTGGACTCTGGTTGTCTTTCAGGGATTAGAATTAATCAGCACTGCCCTGTAATTAATCATCTGTTCTTCGCGGatgattgtttgttattttttgaaGCTGATTCTACTCAAATGCATCAGCTTCAACACTTGCTTCATATATTTGGACAAGCTTCAGGTCAGGTGATAAATATGCAGAAATCGACCTTATTTTTTGGCAAGCAAACTTCTAATGCTCATAGGTATAATATTACTGGTATTCTTGGTATGAAAGTTATGGGCCTTGGCGAAAAATACTTGGGTATACCTCTTCTGCTGCATAGATCCAGACATAAGAACTGTCAGGGTATTATTCATAACATGAATAACAGATTGCAGGGCTGGCGGAGCAAAATTGTAAATCAAGCAGGAAGAACTACTCAGGTTAATTCTGTTCTAAGCTCTATGGGTATGTATCAAATGCAGGTTTTCAAACTCCCTGAAACATCTCTTCATCAAATGGAAAGAATTCAGAGAAGCTATTGGTGGAACAGTTATGTCAAGTCACGTTCTCAAAAGTACATTTCTTGGAAAAAGGTATGTTTACCTAAAAGGCTAGGTGGTTTAGGACTTAAAAATCTATGCAACTATAACTTAGCTTTTCTTGCGAAACTTGCTTGGCAATTGTTACATAACCAAGATGCCTTATGGGCTAAGCTGTTGAAAGGTAAACATTTTCCTTATCATGACCTGCGTTTCTTCCCTCCACCGGTTAACTTAAATTCAAGTTGGATTTGGCAAAGTATCTCTATTGGGCTTGAGATTGTGTTGAAACATGCTAAATGTCAAGTTGGTAATGGAGCTCATATCAACATCTGGACTTCTAACTGGATTCCTTCACTGAATTATGCTTTACAGGACTGGGGTGATTTGAATATGTCTAACTACCAGTTGGTTTCTGATCTTATAGATACCGATACTGAACAGTGGAATGTGTCGCTTCTTCGTCTCCTTTTTACAGCTGATCAGGTGAACTCCATTTTAACCATTCCCATTCAGTTAGATCAAGAGGATAAATTAATCTGGCCCTTTACAACCACTGGTATTTTTACTACTGCCTCAACTTATAGGATGTTGTGTGATAAGGATATCCTAACAGATAACTCCATGGGTTTATCTCAACATTTTTGGTTATCTTTTTGGAAGTTGAAAGTGCCTTACAAGTTTCAGTTTTTCCTGTGGAGAGCTATTCACAATGTTGTTCCAGTCAAAGCAAGAATTTTCACCCATGTGCATAATGCTGATTTACACTGTGTTCTTTGCAACCACTATCAAATAGAAGATCtgaaccatgtttttcttcattGCCCTTTCTCTAGGGCAATATGGCAGTATTTTTTACCTCATCAGTTTCACTTTATTTTGCAGCACTCTTCTCTCTTATCCTGGATTCAGACTTGGCAACTCAAAGACTCCATCATCAGCATCCAGAAGTCCCCTGAGATTGTTCACTTAGCTATGTGCATCATGCATTTCATATGGAAGATTAGATGTAGTGTTGTTTTTAACAATACCACTCCCAACCATAACTCTGTAGTCCATCAGGTTACTTCATACATTCTCCAGCATCATCTAGGAAACACTCCTGCTAACTACAATCATCCTCATGTTCATAATGAGCACTTACATCATAAATGGGAACCTCCTCCTTTGCAGTACATTAAAATTAATATCGATGCTTCTTATCATTCTAGTTCTTTCTTAGCTGGTATTGGAATTATAATTCGGAACTCTGCAGGGGCATATGTCATGGGAAGGGAAGCCTTGAGAAGAGTTAGTAATGCTCAGCAGGCTGAAGCTTGGGCAATGTGGGAGGCTATGCAACTGGCAGATTCAAATGGTTGGTCTCGAGTGATTTTTGAATCTGATAATCTGGGAATTTGTTCTTttcttcaacaacaatcttctcTTTGTCACTGGCAGAGTATGCCCCTGTTGCGAAAATGTGTAAACATATGTAATATTAATCCTGGTTGGTCTTATAGTTTTGTGTATAGGTCCGGTAATAAAGCTGCAGATGCAATAGCGAAGGCAGCTTATAAACATAATCTATGTGGGGATTGGTGGTATCATCCACCTTTGTTAATTCCCTATATAAAGTGTGATGTATCATGTACTAATGTTTAATACAAATTCTTTccttggttaaaaaaaaaaaagaatatgttGAAGCAGCTGGTTTTAACTTCAGCGTACTTATCTTTTTTCCGAATAGTCGGAAGGCTCCGACGAGTGCTGCTGTAACCCAACTGAAACCTTCAAATTGTAATCATCCGCTACTGTTTGAATCAAATGACTAACTTTATCATCTTCAGACATAAACACAGAAACGTTTTGGGTAATTGATGAAAACTTAAACTTGGCCACAAGCGGCAGTGAAAAATTGCTTCTCAATTTCATCCATTGTTCTCACCAACT encodes:
- the LOC113351275 gene encoding uncharacterized protein LOC113351275, translated to MTQPYRLCPECKVPNHEEIDCANMTHTRQEMEETVRGFGYVEPILPPQRNPEQEAQLFLQHESQRRDRLRQPMEQQPRPFDGMRLSIFSATDPGSGASSSYHNQARPSSALRPSYPMTSDGASTSGVKKRYRRTPILVINSEPLLSDTDLEDKVVTSQADDIVSVDDDPTASAMDNVCDIAAASAYNAQNHTDAWQQLTSGNNNMDFLITFMYGAHDDTENANQWKYLINMHLFVDLPWVLLGDLNFTMHDYKTHSSSVTHPHHARHVRNFFQHLGIIDLGYSGDDTTWSNHRSGDDHVSARLDRALVNNRWISHYTNAHLQHLVHVASDHCPILLHTVPSATKHSPFKLYKCWFKMDSCTDTIAHSWQHRFSGSPSFQFSSKLKLTRTQMQIWKRFSFGNTENNLQNIQKQLQFCYDCNLPSSHPQVKHLSSSLQQWLSIQNKFFMQKAGDKFLEADRNTSYFHSIVNYNRRRSTINSIQGPLGIWFDSRSDIEAIFTNRLNNIATSSKPQINNEILQLFQPCVSEIQNNSLIQVPHAQEIKDVVFQIKPWASPGNDGFQAGFYQHFWDVVGTESFTFSLTRGIRQGDPLSPFLFLFVMEAFSRLLQLNVDSGCLSGIRINQHCPVINHLFFADDCLLFFEADSTQMHQLQHLLHIFGQASGQVINMQKSTLFFGKQTSNAHRYNITGILGMKVMGLGEKYLGIPLLLHRSRHKNCQGIIHNMNNRLQGWRSKIVNQAGRTTQVNSVLSSMGMYQMQVFKLPETSLHQMERIQRSYWWNSYVKSRSQKYISWKKVCLPKRLGGLGLKNLCNYNLAFLAKLAWQLLHNQDALWAKLLKGKHFPYHDLRFFPPPVNLNSSWIWQSISIGLEIVLKHAKCQVGNGAHINIWTSNWIPSLNYALQDWGDLNMSNYQLVSDLIDTDTEQWNVSLLRLLFTADQVNSILTIPIQLDQEDKLIWPFTTTGIFTTASTYRMLCDKDILTDNSMGLSQHFWLSFWKLKVPYKFQFFLWRAIHNVVPVKARIFTHVHNADLHCVLCNHYQIEDLNHVFLHCPFSRAIWQYFLPHQFHFILQHSSLLSWIQTWQLKDSIISIQKSPEIVHLAMCIMHFIWKIRCSVVFNNTTPNHNSVVHQVTSYILQHHLGNTPANYNHPHVHNEHLHHKWEPPPLQYIKINIDASYHSSSFLAGIGIIIRNSAGAYVMGREALRRVSNAQQAEAWAMWEAMQLADSNGWSRVIFESDNLGICSFLQQQSSLCHWQSMPLLRKCVNICNINPGWSYSFVYRSGNKAADAIAKAAYKHNLCGDWWYHPPLLIPYIKCDVSCTNV